The proteins below are encoded in one region of Rhodopirellula halodulae:
- a CDS encoding TROVE domain-containing protein: MANKSLFSSITSVLPRALAVNEAGGPAYKFPAKHALAQLAATGTFGNVFYATASDQLDQLRKLIDEVDDNEFLAKLAVYSRERAYMKDMPAALLVTLSTRDTALMHKVFDRVADNGRVLRTVFQMVRSGQFGRKGLSSSLQRAFQRWLNEASTGKLLSTSIGNDPSLRDVLRMARPTPKDDARRALFGWLTVKEVEKWAPATEADLPAEVQSLKAFRAAETEEAQAQIAGDLQVRWDLLADAAKGPIVWKAIARQMGPQALRMNLNTLLRHDVFKNGNKPDNGMIDYVAGRIADPEAIRRSRQFPYQFLAAYLNAADEVPHKIKSALHDAAEIACGNIPQLPAPVIIGLDTSGSMGCSVTGWQARGRASKMRCVDVAALFAAAILRRNPDSVVIPFDTQAYSAKIDPSDSILSLSARLSKYGGGGTDVSLPLVEANKRYAKRAFAGIVLVSDNESWINSGRVYGYGRGGSTGVMTEWEKFKKTQRGHGIADPKLVCIDIAPYGNTQAPDRQDILNIGGFSDAVFNVVSSFLESDSARFVREVEAVEL; encoded by the coding sequence ATGGCAAATAAGTCTTTGTTTTCGAGCATCACGAGCGTTCTACCACGAGCACTGGCTGTCAACGAAGCTGGCGGTCCGGCGTACAAGTTTCCGGCCAAGCATGCGCTCGCGCAGCTTGCGGCTACCGGTACGTTCGGAAACGTTTTCTACGCGACGGCTTCGGATCAGCTTGACCAACTGCGAAAGCTGATCGACGAAGTCGACGACAACGAGTTCCTGGCGAAGCTGGCGGTCTATTCACGTGAGCGTGCTTACATGAAGGACATGCCGGCAGCATTGCTGGTCACCCTGTCGACTCGCGACACGGCGTTGATGCACAAGGTCTTTGACCGAGTCGCTGACAACGGTCGCGTTCTGCGCACGGTGTTCCAGATGGTTCGCTCGGGCCAGTTCGGTCGCAAGGGTCTGTCGTCTTCGCTTCAGCGTGCGTTCCAGCGTTGGCTGAACGAGGCATCGACGGGCAAGTTGCTGTCGACTTCGATCGGTAACGATCCGAGCCTGCGCGACGTCCTGCGAATGGCACGTCCGACGCCGAAGGATGACGCTCGTCGAGCGTTGTTCGGTTGGCTGACCGTTAAGGAAGTCGAAAAGTGGGCTCCGGCGACGGAAGCTGACTTGCCGGCCGAGGTTCAGTCGCTGAAGGCGTTCCGTGCTGCGGAGACCGAAGAGGCTCAGGCGCAGATCGCCGGCGACCTGCAGGTCCGATGGGACTTGCTGGCCGACGCGGCCAAGGGTCCGATCGTCTGGAAGGCAATCGCTCGACAGATGGGTCCGCAGGCTCTGCGCATGAACCTGAACACGCTGTTGCGTCACGACGTTTTCAAGAACGGTAACAAGCCTGACAACGGAATGATCGATTACGTTGCCGGCCGCATCGCGGATCCGGAGGCGATTCGACGTTCACGTCAGTTCCCGTACCAGTTCTTGGCGGCGTACCTGAACGCTGCGGACGAGGTTCCACACAAGATCAAGTCTGCGTTGCATGACGCGGCCGAGATTGCGTGCGGAAACATCCCGCAGTTGCCGGCGCCGGTGATCATCGGTTTGGACACGTCTGGATCGATGGGATGCTCGGTTACAGGTTGGCAAGCTCGGGGCCGCGCATCAAAGATGCGTTGCGTTGACGTCGCCGCGTTGTTCGCCGCAGCGATCCTGCGTCGCAACCCGGACAGCGTCGTCATTCCGTTCGACACGCAAGCCTACTCGGCAAAGATCGATCCAAGCGATTCGATCCTAAGCCTGTCGGCGCGGCTGTCGAAGTACGGTGGCGGCGGAACGGATGTGTCGCTGCCGTTGGTCGAGGCCAACAAGCGTTACGCAAAGCGTGCGTTTGCTGGAATCGTCCTGGTCAGCGACAACGAAAGCTGGATCAACTCGGGACGTGTCTACGGGTACGGCCGAGGCGGTTCGACTGGCGTCATGACCGAATGGGAGAAGTTCAAGAAGACTCAGCGCGGACACGGCATCGCCGATCCGAAGTTGGTCTGCATCGACATCGCCCCATACGGCAACACGCAAGCACCCGATCGCCAGGACATCCTGAACATCGGAGGCTTCAGCGACGCCGTCTTCAACGTCGTCAGCAGCTTCCTCGAGTCCGACTCAGCCCGTTTCGTCCGCGAGGTCGAAGCCGTTGAGCTGTAG